A part of Onthophagus taurus isolate NC chromosome 7, IU_Otau_3.0, whole genome shotgun sequence genomic DNA contains:
- the LOC111424524 gene encoding unconventional myosin-VIIa: MVHLEFSSSATVPDGGVPDMTRLTVLDEEVINKNLKERYVKDNIYTYTGSILVAVNPYKAINVYTEAYIRKYQGKKFGIEEPHVFALAEAAYASLKTDRPGCGSRNQSLVISGESGAGKTETTRFILQYLCSVTSGVSTWVEQQILEANTILEAFGNAKTIRNDNSSRFGKFMQVCFDSRWMIAGCIIQDYLLEQSRITFQGPAERNYHVFYQLVEGAKRNKELAAQLHLKEVEFYNYLNKSVSVKTEEETKPLDSLRLAFNVLQVPPSMCNGIFQTLSAILWLGNLTFQDIDGERCQLTPEDEEILGIISKLLGLEMENLKQVVLMRQINVRGNITEIPLRLQEAGENRHAMAKALYSRTFAWLVNHINTCTNPGQDSSRFLGVLDIFGFENFAVNSFEQLCINYTNEKLHKFFNHYVFALEQSIYKEEEIQYNHIAFTDNTLCLELLEKPPRCILRLLTEQCHLPRGCDASYISNLHSEFENHERYVKGDDKRKWETEFGVKHYAGTVMYSAIGFVDKNRDVQQDVFFDIISRSSNEFVQNLSVYQDLQGMVNNRNTMNGTSTTGTVQRGTSKGKPTVSDTFRYQLQSLIDVLQSTTPWYVRCIKPNGSKAANKYDDNLVLDQLKYLGMLDIIRIRKEGFPIHMAFEDFVTRYHCLSPSKLPNDPKIACESIIKNKNVPKTEWQIGKSKVFMRSHVHEPLEETRNVMVMSRAILIQKTFRKYKARKEYVHIRNAVLKIQHAYKGWKLRIEFLRKRRAAIVIQSHLRGVFAREVATALREMRRVEEEMRKREKLEEERKAREAELALQEQEQEKKLQLEQSEQAAQKEIAALSHMAEQLKPRLIEPPAEAVDLDNLFAFLSDVHPQTRNHIIEEIGEKMNELVEDLDVELETVIQQELEGLAQEQLQTNPTPPKLGLPSLPEPTEPPPPPPQFDNLPPPPPELITPPSEAEKDKSNEPIYEAVLPRDEPPCVSPPPLPAPPRLLPESPKLSPPVSRSSSAVPSTWRYSQEQEINGGEREQRRKFRVEKKLQELNENQDKENVEDTYHDMLEFAETYFNGHERSPEGTIIATLTRKRQSSELIPKHEMIVFYKGNSIPTSHIHMYDPDNVNIAVTMFRDLSKYIRGELNAEKELSVIQTIIGHALEREELRDEVLVQCIRQATNNPQQDGTERIWLLLCLCVVSFQPSKLLHKYFISFLKKNLAQGGRVAQYVQWCLDNCKNTRASVREFAPSSVEIAAMKRLGTIVCRFFFLDGRTKAIDVHPTDTAGDAARKLAERLGLRTLEGWAIYQSRPDGEEHVRAHHFLYDIIAAWEVNQNKLAPAGGLTTLGRRSTTTISGGDNRFIFKRRLFRSNRELSQDPVEVNLLYAQAVHSVVKNDDFPVTEKVALQLAGLQAQVALGDPKDNSKLEYYTDIDTYLPYRISRARGDDVWVPIIAHAHRQYGAGRSELTAKALYLSCVMQYPLYGTTMFSVTYRGYWSYGNSLILGVNHEGLMLIKPDDKFVLNEYRYQEVESIMLDPSDSFITITLQRHPNDNNHKCFVFETTQKNEIGSLIASYCPSLAGWINECEVQTKKIKGITNEDRIRLYHNLVNCRRGMVDSEILRKPTDAAGSFLRNTLRRLSKHKLDKLRQEHGGDSGETYKGFHYAFWAFSRQPLPQSISRLPEPEEQVMIQVFQIILKYAGLGQNGEVIRRAEDEHITLLQTILERCMRKESLLCELYLQLIKQTTDHPDPNSRVNLRHWALLSLACSVVLPPHKAIRRYLIGHLKRCSSDYVTEEGKFARFAEKCLQKTQGTRRRQWPPSREEILCTINRRPVYARFHFMDGQYHSVEFHPSATAKDVLEIVRDKIGLKSNAKGYAIYEVLGNSERSLAAEEKVADVMAKWERYRAASAANAVNATGTAKRARPQHHFFLFKKHLFMDNFINLDDNVEKELLYHQVLHDLRADRFPITDKEAMMLTALQSQLELGDCTDTPQDYRAIACHCLPARMVPCLSQEGVAMHHQSLRGMTSPEAKQAFLNLIQSWPLHKATIFDVMQSFTSNWPRVLWLAVDQKGLHLLEHRSRNALCTYDYNSILSYSPALNCLMIITGSACKQSKVILTTAQAFQIATLIREYMEVLQSESNETRKTQAPRSRPVSALHPNAPLVPPQPS; this comes from the exons ATGGTGCATTTGGAATTTTCGTCCTCGG CCACTGTGCCAGATGGAGGGGTGCCGGATATGACTCGGCTGACCGTTTTGGACGAAGAGgtcatcaataaaaatttgaaagaacGTTACGTCAAAGACAACATTTAC ACTTACACCGGATCAATTTTAGTGGCAGTCAACCCCTACAAAGCCATCAACGTATACACGGAG gcctatatacgaaaatatcaGGGCAAGAAATTTGGTATAGAAGAACCACATGTGTTCGCGCTTGCAGAAGCGGCCTACGCATCTCTAAAGACTGACAGACCAGGTTGCGGTAGCCGCAATCAAAGCTTGGTGATCAGCGGTGAAAGCGGAGCTGGAAAAACTGAAACGACAAGATTTATACTTCAGTATTTATGTTCGGTAACGAGCGGAGTTTCGACGTGGGTTGaacaacaaattttagaaGCAAACACGATCTTGGAGGCGTTCGGAAATGCTAAAACGATTCGAAACGATAATTCAAGCCGGTTTGGGAAGTTTATGCAAGTTTGTTTTGATTCGAGGTGGATGATTGCGGGTTGTATCATCCAGGATTATCTCCTAGAACAGTCTAGGATTACGTTTCAAGGACCGGCGGAGCGTAATTATCACGTTTTTTATCAGTTGGTTGAAGGAGCGAAACGTAACAAAGAGTTGGCGGCACAGCTTCATCTTAAAGAAGTCgagttttataattatttgaataaatcCGTTTCTGTTAAGACTGAGGAGGAAACAAAACCTTTGGATAGTTTGAGATTGGCGTTTAATGTACTTCAAGTTCCGCCGAGTATGTGCAATggaatttttcaaactttatcTGCTATTCTTTGGTTGGGAAATTTAACTTTTCAA gatATTGATGGAGAACGTTGCCAATTAACACCGGAGGATGAAGAAATACTCGGTATTATATCGAAACTATTAGGTTtagaaatggaaaatttaaaacaggtTGTGCTTATGAGACAAATAAATGTCAGAGGAAATATTACTGAAATTCCTCTTAGGCTGCAAGAG GCTGGTGAAAATCGACACGCAATGGCCAAAGCTCTTTATTCACGCACATTTGCTTGGTTAGTCAACCACATAAATACCTGTACTAACCCTGGACAGGATTCTAGTCGATTCTTAGGAGTTTTAGATATTTTcggttttgaaaattttgctgTTAACTCATTTGAACAGCTGTGTATAAATTATACAAACGAAAAATtgcacaaattttttaatcattacgTTTTTGCTTTGGAACAGTCAATT tataaagAAGAAGAGATTCAATATAATCACATCGCATTTACTGACAATACTTTATGCTTGGAACTATTGGAGAAACCACCCAGATGTATTCTAAGACTTTTAACTGAACAATGTCATTTACCAAGAGGTTGCGATGCTtcttatatttcaaatttgcaTTCGGAATTTGAAAATCACGAAAGATATGTTAAAG gagatgataaaagaaaatggGAAACTGAATTCGGAGTAAAGCATTACGCTGGTACAGTAATGTACTCAGCTATTGGATTTGTAGATAAAAACCGTGATGTTCAACAAGATGTCTTTTTCGATATTATATCTCGTAGTTCAAATGAATTCGTACAAAACTTAAGCGTTTATCAAGACTTGCAAGGTATGGTGAATAACAGAAACACAATGAATGGTACATCAACTACAGGAACAGTGCAAAGAGGTACCAGCAAAGGAAAACCAACAGTTTCCGACACCTTTCGTTATCAATTACAATCTCTTATTGACGTTTTGCAATCAACAACTCCATGGTATGTTCGATGTATAAAACCGAATGGATCAAAAGCCGCAAATAAATACGATGATAATTTGGTGTTggatcaattaaaatatttgggAATGTTGGATATAATTCGAATAAGAAAAGAAGGATTTCCAATTCATATGGCTTTTGAGGATTTTGTTACAAGATATCATTGTTTATCACCatcaaaactacccaatgatCCAAAAATCGCTTGCGAaagtataattaaaaataagaacGTGCCAAAAACCGAATGGCAAATTGGAAAATCAAAGGTGTTTATGAGATCCCACGTTCACGAACCTTTAGAGGAAACTAGAAATGTTATGGTTATGAGTAGAGCAATTCTCATACAAAAAACCTTTAGAAAATACAAAGCTAGAAAAGAATATGTTCATATAAGAAACGCCGTTTTGAAAATTCAACACGCTTATAAAGGTTGGAAACTTCGTATtgagtttttaagaaaacgaaGAGCAGCGATTGTAATACAAAGTCATCTTCGTGGAGTATTTGCCCGAGAGGTCGCCACCGCTTTACGGGAAATGCGTAGAGTTGAAGAAGAAATGAGAAAACGGGAGAAAttagaagaagaaagaaaagcCAGAGAGGCGGAGTTAGCTCTCCAGGAACAAGaacaagaaaagaaattgCAATTAGAACAAAGTGAACAAGCTGCGCAAAAAGAAATAGCAGCTTTATCTCACATGGCTGAGCAACTAAAACCTCGCTTAATTGAACCGCCTGCGGAAGCTGTAGATTTAGATAATTTATTTGCATTCCTTTCTGATGTCCATCCACAGACGAGAAACCATATAATCGAAGAAATTGGTGAAAAAATGAATGAATTAGTTGAAGACTTAGACGTTGAACTTGAAACGGTCATACAGCAAGAACTCGAAGGTTTAGCACAAGAACAACTCCAAACTAATCCAACTCCTCCAAAATTGGGTTTGCCTTCGCTTCCAGAACCTACAGAACCACCTCCACCTCCTCCACAATTTGACAATCTACCACCACCTCCACCAGAACTAATTACACCACCTTCTGAAGCTGAAAAAGATAAAAGTAATGAACCAATATACGAAGCAGTTTTACCGCGAGATGAACCTCCATGTGTTTCACCACCACCTCTTCCAGCTCCACCTCGTTTACTTCCGGAATCACCAAAACTAAGCCCACCAGTTTCAAGAAGTAGTAGTGCAGTTCCATCTACTTGGAGGTATTCGCAGGAACAAGAAATTAATGGCGGAGAACGTGAACAACGTCGTAAATTTAGGGTCGagaaaaaattacaagagttgAATGAAAATCAAGATAAAGAAAATGTCGAAGACACTTATCACGATATGCTTGAATTTGCAGAGACTTACTTCAATGGACATGAACGAAGTCCTGAAGGAACTATTATTGCTACTTTGACTAGAAAACGACAAAGTTCTGAATTGATACCGAAACATGAAATGATTGTCTTCTATAAAGGAAATAGTATACCAACTTCTCATATACATATGTATGATCCAGATAATGTAAATATAGCTGTGACTATGTTTAGG GATTTGTCTAAATATATACGAGGAGAATTGAACGCCGAAAAAGAGCTATCTGTGATTCAAACCATCATTGGACACGCTTTGGAAAGAGAAGAACTTCGTGACGAAGTCTTGGTTCAATGCATTCGTCAAGCAACAAATAACCCACAGCAAGATGGAACAGAAAGAATTTGGCTTTTACTTTGTTTATGCGTAGTTTCGTTCCAACCATCAAAGTTACTCCATAAGTACTTTATATCGTTTCTCAAGAAAAACTTAGCTCAAGGTGGAAGAGTCGCTCAATACGTACAATGGTGTTTGGATAATTGCAAAAATACCAGGGCTTCCGTACGCGAATTTGCTCCTTCAAGCGTCGAAATAGCT GCTATGAAACGACTGGGAACAATTGTGTGccgatttttctttttggatgGCCGAACAAAGGCTATTGATGTTCACCCTACAGATACAGCAGGAGATGCTGCACGGAAACTAGCTGAACGGTTGGGTTTACGCACATTGGAGGGTTGGGCAATTTATCAAAGTAGACCAGATGGGGAGGAGCATGTTAGGGCACATCATTTTCTATATGATATTATTGCTGCTTGGGAAGT taatcaaaataaattagcTCCTGCTGGTGGTTTAACAACTTTAGGGAGGCGAAGCACGACAACAATAAGCGGTGGAGACAACAGATTCATATTTAAAAGGCGTCTTTTCCGATCAAATAGGGAACTTAGTCAAGATCCTGTTGAAGTTAACCTCCTCTATGCGCAAGCTGTACACAGCGTTGTCAAA AATGATGATTTCCCTGTTACTGAAAAAGTCGCATTACAACTCGCTGGATTACAAGCTCAAGTAGCTCTTGGCGATCCAAAAGATAATAGTAAATTAGAATATTACACCGATATTGATACATATTTACCATATAGAATAAGTAGGGCTCGTGGTGATGATGTGTGGGTGCCGATTATTGCACATGCTCATCGTCAATACGGTGCAGGTCGATCTGAATTAACAGCTAAAGCCCTTTACTTATCTTGCGTGATGCAATATCCTTTATATGGGACAACAATGTTTTCTGTAACATACCGAGGTTATTGGTCATATGGAAATTCGTTAATACTCGGCGTAAACCATGAAGGATTGATGTTGATTAAACCGGAcgataaatttgttttgaatgAATATCGTTATCAAGAAGTTGAAAGTATCATGTTGGACCCTAGTGAtagttttattacaattacaCTCCAAAGACACCCAAATGACAATAACCATAAGTGCTTCGTTTTTGAGACTACacagaaaaatgaaattggtTCGCTAATTGCTAGTTATTGCCCGTCTTTGGCTGGATGGATAAACGAATGTGAGGTACAGACTAAAAAGATTAAAGGGATTACAAACGAGGATAGAATCAGATTGTACCATAATTTGGTTAATTGTCGACGAGGTATGGTCGATAGTGAGATTTTAAGAAAACCAACGGACGCAGCAGGAAGTTTCTTAAGAAATACTTTAAGAAGATTAAGTAAACATAAATTGGATAAATTACGGCAAGAACATGGCGGTGACTCTGGTGAAACTTACAAAGGTTTTCATTACGCTTTTTGGGCTTTTAGCAGACAGCCTTTACCTCAAAGCATTAGTCGATTACCAGAGCCTGAAGAACAAGTTATGATAcaagtttttcaaattattctaaaatatGCCGGATTAGGACAAAACGGTGAAGTAATACGACGCGCGGAAGACGAACACATCACTCTTTTACAAACAATTCTCGAACGTTGCATGAGGAAGGAGTCGTTACTTTGCGAACTATATCTCCAACTTATAAAACAAACCACTGACCATCCAGATCCTAATTCAAGAGTTAATTTACGTCACTGGGCTTTACTATCTTTGGCTTGTTCGGTGGTTTTACCACCACATAAAGCGATTAGACGTTATCTTATTGGCCACTTAAAACGATGTAGTTCAGATTACGTTACAGAGGAAGGAAAGTTTGCCCGATTCGCTGAAAAATGTTTGCAAAAAACTCAAGGTACGCGACGGCGACAATGGCCACCGTCAAGAGAAGAGATTTTATGCACCATTAATAGACGCCCAGTTTACGCTAGATTCCATTTTATGGACGGACAATATCATTCGGTTGAATTTCACCCCTCTGCCACTGCCAAAGATGTGTTGGAAATCGTTCGAGATAAAATTGGCTTAAAATCCAACGCAAAAGGATACGCGATTTACGAAGTCTTGGGAAATTCCGAAAGAAGTTTAGCCGCTGAAGAAAAAGTTGCTGATGTTATGGCGAAATGGGAGCGTTATAGAGCTGCTTCAGCAGCTAACGCTGTTAATGCTACTGGAACTGCAAAACGTGCACGACCTCAACATCATTTCTTCTTGTTTaagaaacatttatttatggaCAATTTTATTAACCTTGATGATAACGTTGAAAAGGAGTTGTTGTATCATCAGGTGTTGCATGATTTGAGAGCCGATCGATTTCCTATTACTGATAAAGAAGCT aTGATGTTAACAGCTTTACAATCTCAATTAGAATTAGGCGATTGTACCGATACTCCCCAAGATTATCGCGCAATCGCTTGCCATTGCTTACCAGCCAGAATGGTACCATGTCTTTCCCAAGAAGGTGTAGCGATGCATCATCAATCTTTACGCGGAATGACCTCTCCGGAAGCAAAACAAGCTTTCCTAAATCTAATCCAAAGTTGGCCATTACATAAAGCCACTATCTTCGACGTAATg cAATCATTTACATCAAATTGGCCGAGAGTTTTATGGTTGGCAGTCGATCAAAAAGGACTTCACCTTTTAGAACATAGATCTCGTAATGCTCTTTGCACGTACGATTATAATAGCATTTTAAGTTATTCGCCGgcattaaattgtttaatgatAATAACGGGCAGCGCGTGTAAACAAAGCAAAGTCATTTTAACAACTGCTCAAGCGTTCCAAATAGCGACGTTAATCAGAGAATATATGGAAGTTTTACAAAGCGAATCGAACGAAACTAGGAAAACCCAAGCACCCAGAAGTCGCCCTGTAAGCGCTTTACACCCGAATGCACCGTTGGTTCCACCTCAGCCCAGCTAG
- the LOC111424526 gene encoding tRNA selenocysteine 1-associated protein 1 yields the protein MTNMVHCQLWMGSLESYMTETFIINSFRKMGENPLNVKVMRNKFTGEAAGYCFVHFANDEEAIDAMHKLNGKPIPGTSPVVRFRLNNASNTGRSILDREFSVWVGDLSPDVDDYNLYRVFSSKYNTIKTAKVILDSSGFSKGYGFVRFGSEEEQKDSLTSMNGYVGLGTKALKICNAVPKPKGATTTSTTSTTSTTTTYTTASDYTQYYDPSTYWQNYASWQGYYDQSGDGTQMVHEGYSGDLQAHHMEKKDEDDLELIDHSLPVDVDKMNKEMIEQDMNLWDALESSRWLPCDVLEVA from the exons ATGACTAATATGGTTCATTGTCAATTATGGATGGGAAGC ctGGAATCTTACATGACggagacttttataataaactcgTTTAGAAAAATGGGAGAAAATCCATTAAATGTTAAAGTAATGCGTAATAAATTTACTGGTGAAGCAGCTGGTTATTGTTTCGTTCATTTTGCAAACGACGAAGAAGCAATTGACGCTATGCATAAATTGAATGGGAAACCCATTCCGGGAACATCTCCTGTTGTTAGATTTCGGTTAAACAATGCCAGTAATACAGGACGATCTATATTAGATAGAGAATTTTCAGTTTGGGTTGGTGATTTAAGTCCAGATGTTgatgattataatttatacagagtgttttcttcaaaatacaATACAATTAAAACTGCAAAAG ttattctTGATAGTAGCGGATTCAGTAAAGGTTATGGTTTTGTAAGATTTGGAAGTGAAGAAGAACAAAAGGACAGTTTAACTTCAATGAATGGCTATGTGGGTTTAGGAACAAAAGCCTTAAAGATATGTAATGCTGTTCCAAAGCCAAAAGGAGCCACAACAACAAGTACAACTAGCACCACAAGTACTACCACTACATACACAACAGCTAGCGATTATACTCAATATTATGACCCATCAACTTATTGGCAAAATTACGCCTCTTGGCAAGGTTATTATGACCAAAGTGGTGATGGTACTCAAATGGTTCATGAAGGATACAGTGGAGATTTGCAGGCGCATCATATGGAGAAAAAAGATGAAGATGATTTGGAATTAATTg ATCATTCATTGCCAGTAGATGTTGATAAAATGAACAAAGAAATGATTGAACAGGATATGAATTTGTGGGATGCATTAGAAAGTTCAAGATGGTTACCATGTGATGTTTTGGAAGTTGCttaa
- the LOC111424525 gene encoding augmin complex subunit dgt3, producing MDENSERLWKTFQKLGIEVGNVRRNVIDGWFDTDNKQLLDFLNFISHNITEDNFLNPIEVETCNLLKQEGILLHGREYESACKDVSVTYPGVFDYKQNCVDVDILEHQVVHILKQKDYFNDATRQIETSFREVEKEAVQCEGKRLKSTVDLESATESCVELAIKLDELNIQIFQEFSLYESSPPLQFIDISFNEFLNNIKDTLTQLNIGCDMIQHHEFDDNLNYIKNRAFKSAKLVKEKQILLETLMAKNNFLIKLDIMSLIPLSRNIFSERVKIESNILSKEAIRNIHMVQLETKLCESINTTINQHKLLMAQERLAYIENKLNFTSNVLKYINQLSSYFIIMYSLLNVNHSNIQILHENVLSVYTSINDNLQRCNMRIETMESNIQEQLIYRNLPIEEKNAFVTVLINFLLNGNTNEMNFNSLCNHVKQVRKECLDIKRKIFCYEPEVFEKQINELELNINVIKKFLSNGPTSEFVTLSYHLCKIFKDIDSFWLSQNSSIHSAVDLFHKTKQQIAGNVWLKHKRLLWMYFLLEPKKLQRVIDNIEEEVRNRQKENLK from the exons ATGGATGAGAACAGTGAAAGACTATGGAAAACATTCCAAAAGTTAGGTATAGAAGTCGGAAATGTGCGAAGAAACGTTATAGACGGTTGGTTTGATACTGACAACAAACAATtactcgattttttaaactttatttctcaCAACATTACTGAAGACAACTTTTTAAATCCTATTGAAGTTGAGAC GTGCAACCTGCTGAAACAAGAAGGAATCTTGTTACATGGAAGAGAATATGAATCAGCTTGTAAAGATGTTTCAGTAACATATCCAGGTGTGTTTGATTATAAGCAAAATTGTGTGGATGTAGATATATTAGAACACCAAGTTGTGCACATCTTGAAACagaaagattattttaatgatgCAACCCGACAAATTGA GACAAGTTTTAGGGAAGTTGAAAAAGAAGCTGTTCAGTGTGAAGGTAAACGATTAAAATCAACAGTTGATTTAGAAAGCGCAACAGAATCTTGTGTAGAGCTCGCAATAAAGTTGGATGAATtgaatatacaaatttttcaagaattttcaCTTTATGAATCT tCACCTCCTTTGCAATTTATTGATATATCTTTTAATGAATTTCTAAATAACATAAAAGACACTCTAACTCAGTTGAATATAGGATGTGACATGATACAACATCATGAATTTGATGATAATTTAAACTATATAAAGAACAG AGCATTTAAAAGTGCAAAATTAGTTAAggagaaacaaattttgttagaGACTTTAATGGCGaagaataattttcttatcaaGTTGGATATTATGTCTTTAATTCCATTAAGTAGAAATATTTTCAg TGAAAGAGTAAAAatagaaagtaatattttatcaaaagaaGCAATTCGTAATATCCACATGGTGCAATTGGAAACTAAACTGTGTGAGAGTATAAATACAACTATTAATCAACATAAGCTGTTAATGGCCCAAGAAAGACTTGCTTACATAGA aaataaattaaattttacatcaaatgttttaaaatatatcaatcaactttcttcatattttattattatgtattcTTTACTGAATGTCAATCATTCCAACATTCAAATTTTAcatgaaaatgttttatctGTTTATACATCTATTAATGACAACCTTCAAAGGTGCAACATGCGAATT GAAACAATGGAATCAAATATACAAgaacaattaatttatagaaatcttccaattgaagaaaaaaatgcttttgtgactgtgttaataaattttttattgaatggCAATACGAATGAAATGAATTTCAACTCGCTTTGTAATCATGTAAAGCAAGTGAGAAAAGAATGTTTAGATATtaagagaaaaattttttgttatgaaccggaagtttttgaaaaacaaatcaatGAATT ggaattaaatattaatgttattaaaaagtttttatcaaACGGCCCTACTTCTGAATTTGTAACACTTTCCTAtcatttatgtaaaatatttaaagacaTAGACAGTTTTTGGTTGTCTCAAAACAGTTCCATTCATTCAGCAGTTGATCTTTTTCATAAAACTAAg caacAAATTGCTGGTAATGTGTGGTTGAAACATAAAAGGTTATTATGGATGTACTTTTTGTTGGAACCAAAAAAATTGCAACGAGTTATAGATAATATTGAGGAAGAAGTGAGGAATCGCcagaaagaaaatttgaaataa